The Brassica oleracea var. oleracea cultivar TO1000 chromosome C6, BOL, whole genome shotgun sequence genome includes a region encoding these proteins:
- the LOC106299434 gene encoding heme-binding protein 2-like, whose protein sequence is MEAAALRIFTLSFLLSLLSGNSLAPAQVGKFPPSCKRIECPSYELVNSGNGYEIRRYNTTVWISTEPIKDASLVKATRTSFSQLFDYIQGNNDYHQKIEMTAPVIVQVSPSDGPLCESSFTVSFYVPKQNQPDPAPAKNLHVQRWDTRYVAVKQLGGYVSDDTVGEEKM, encoded by the exons ATGGAAGCAGCAGCTCTGAGAATCTTCACGCTATCGTTCCTTCTCAGCCTTCTCTCCGGAAACTCTCTCGCTCCTGCACAAGTTGGGAAGTTTCCGCCGTCGTGTAAACGAATCGAATGTCCGAGCTACGAGTTGGTCAACTCAGGTAATGGCTACGAGATTCGCCGTTACAATACTACCGTCTGGATTTCAACAGAACCCATTAAAGATGCCTCTCTCGTCAAAGCTACACGAACCAGTTTTAGCCA ATTGTTCGATTACATTCAAGGGAATAACGACTATCACCAGAAGATAGAGATGACAGCTCCAGTTATCGTTCAAGTCTCTCCGAGCGACGGTCCTTTATGTGAATCCTCCTTCACGGTATCATTCTACGTTCCTAAACAAAACCAACCTGATCCAGCTCCGGCCAAGAACCTACACGTACAGAGATGGGACACGAGGTATGTTGCCGTGAAGCAATTAGGCGGATACGTATCGGATGACACTGTCGGAGAAGAGAAGATGTAA
- the LOC106298179 gene encoding LOW QUALITY PROTEIN: heme-binding protein 2 (The sequence of the model RefSeq protein was modified relative to this genomic sequence to represent the inferred CDS: deleted 2 bases in 1 codon; substituted 1 base at 1 genomic stop codon), whose protein sequence is METGLTILKMSFFLGLVVVVSCSQAFAPWNPSMRMRPGTCDHYECPTYKLVQAGHGYEIRMYNSAVWMSTDPITAPSMTQGTKTGFQRLFRYIQGDNKSKIKMNMMTAPVITQITPGAEVYMYTVCFYISKKNQXTPPLADDLHVESWKPTYVATRQFSGYVTDDLAIKEAIALMDSLKSTEWKSHIEKSKGERPDYLVADYNPPFDM, encoded by the exons ATGGAAACCGGTTTAACCATCTTAAAGATGTCGTTCTTCCTCGGCCTAGTCGTGGTTGTATCATGTTCTCAGGCTTTCGCACCGTGGAACCCATCTATGAGGATGCGTCCAGGAACGTGTGACCACTACGAGTGCCCAACCTACAAATTGGTACAAGCCGGACACGGCTACGAGATCCGCATGTATAACTCTGCGGTCTGGATGTCCACGGATCCCATAACCGCCCCATCCATGACTCAGGGCACCAAAACTGGTTTCCAACG ATTATTTCGTTACATACAAGGAGATAACAAAAGCAAGATAAAGATGAACATG ATGACAGCTCCGGTTATCACACAAATAACACCCGGAGCAGAAGTCTACATGTACACCGTCTGCTTCTACATCTCAAAGAAGAACCAATAAACCCCACCTTTGGCCGATGACCTTCATGTGGAGTCATGGAAACCAACCTACGTAGCCACTAGGCAGTTCAGTGGGTATGTGACGGATGATCTAGCCATTAAAGAAGCTATAGCTCTGATGGATAGCCTCAAGAGCACTGAATGGAAATCCCATATCGAGAAGAGCAAAGGAGAAAGGCCGGACTATTTAGTCGCCGATTATAACCCACCGTTTGACATGTAG